One window of the Thermasporomyces composti genome contains the following:
- a CDS encoding bifunctional copper resistance protein CopD/cytochrome c oxidase assembly protein produces MSERRSVGSRPRAVWLVPAVIAAGALATMVVALLVGGGAPRPAPPGLPDPGPLTGWGLPVSRLAMDVAAVVTTGALLFAVFAPARRDRLADRAIRAVRVASGWAWVWAAAAALTLVFTLSDFLGQPVHRVQPQETLAGFVFQVSQGRALVVVVVGAVVLAATAREARTLNGAALALVLAIATTLPPPLTGHSADAANHDIATSSLILHVVAVTLWVGGLIGLVAFDRSAPTLRSIAPRFSTLAVWCFAAAALSGVVNALVRLGGLAEAVTTSYGWLVLGKTAALTVLGWFGWRHRRRTLPALERGDAKAFRRFALTEVAVMVATIGLAVALARTPTPVPEEITSASRVEAILGYPLPPFSVGKLFTEWRPDVLVLGAAGFGAIAYLCGVRRLRRSGVAWSRGRTVAWLAGIVVAVLVLCSGAAAYGRAMFSVHMAQHMALTMLIPILLAMGAPMTLALRALPTRGRVARRQGGRSPEASSAEDTDVRPLRDWLLAVVHSRVARVATHPLVALAFYVISLYFFYFSWAFELALRSHTGHLLMVAHFLLAGYLFFWVVLGLDPTPRRLPPLARLGVLFASLPFHAFFGVIVMTSSTLFAADWYNALALPWVDPLADQNVGGGIAWATAEIPTLLVIGVVVAEWVRADAREARRFDRRVDAGTDEELARYNAMLSQLSERDRGRSR; encoded by the coding sequence ATGTCTGAGCGGCGTAGCGTCGGGTCCCGTCCGCGCGCGGTGTGGCTGGTGCCGGCCGTGATAGCGGCGGGCGCCCTCGCCACGATGGTCGTGGCCCTTCTCGTCGGAGGTGGCGCGCCCCGACCGGCGCCGCCGGGACTGCCCGACCCCGGCCCGCTGACGGGGTGGGGTCTGCCGGTGTCCCGCCTGGCAATGGACGTCGCCGCCGTGGTGACCACCGGGGCGCTGCTGTTCGCGGTCTTCGCACCCGCCCGGAGGGACAGGCTCGCCGACCGCGCCATCCGAGCGGTCCGGGTTGCGTCGGGATGGGCGTGGGTGTGGGCCGCCGCGGCGGCGCTCACCCTGGTGTTCACGCTCTCGGACTTCCTCGGCCAGCCGGTCCACCGGGTTCAGCCGCAGGAGACGCTGGCAGGCTTCGTCTTCCAGGTCTCGCAAGGGCGGGCCCTGGTGGTCGTGGTCGTCGGGGCTGTCGTCCTGGCGGCCACGGCCCGGGAGGCTCGCACCCTCAACGGGGCGGCGCTCGCGCTGGTGCTGGCGATCGCGACGACGTTGCCGCCTCCACTGACCGGGCACTCCGCTGACGCCGCCAACCACGACATCGCGACGTCGAGCCTCATCCTGCACGTCGTCGCGGTCACGCTGTGGGTCGGTGGCCTCATCGGGCTGGTCGCCTTCGACCGTTCGGCGCCGACCCTGCGGTCGATCGCGCCGCGGTTCAGCACCCTCGCCGTGTGGTGCTTCGCCGCCGCCGCGCTGTCGGGCGTGGTCAACGCACTCGTCCGGCTGGGCGGTCTGGCGGAGGCGGTCACGACCTCCTACGGCTGGCTCGTGCTCGGCAAGACAGCGGCCCTCACCGTCCTCGGTTGGTTCGGGTGGCGGCATCGTCGACGCACCCTGCCGGCGCTGGAGCGGGGGGACGCGAAGGCGTTCCGTCGGTTCGCCCTCACCGAAGTGGCGGTGATGGTGGCCACCATCGGCCTTGCGGTGGCACTGGCCCGCACCCCGACGCCCGTGCCGGAGGAGATCACGAGCGCCTCGCGAGTCGAGGCGATCCTCGGCTACCCTCTCCCGCCGTTCTCGGTGGGAAAACTGTTCACCGAGTGGCGGCCTGACGTGCTCGTTCTCGGGGCGGCCGGGTTCGGCGCCATCGCCTACCTGTGTGGCGTGCGCCGCCTGCGGCGGAGTGGGGTGGCGTGGTCACGCGGTCGGACCGTGGCCTGGCTCGCGGGGATCGTCGTCGCGGTGCTCGTGCTCTGTAGCGGCGCCGCGGCGTACGGACGGGCGATGTTCAGCGTGCACATGGCGCAGCACATGGCCCTGACCATGCTGATTCCGATCCTCCTGGCCATGGGAGCGCCGATGACTCTCGCGCTGCGGGCCTTGCCGACCCGCGGACGCGTCGCTCGTCGCCAGGGCGGCCGTTCACCCGAGGCCAGCTCGGCCGAGGACACCGACGTGCGGCCGTTGCGCGACTGGCTCCTCGCGGTCGTGCACAGCCGCGTGGCACGCGTCGCGACGCATCCGCTCGTCGCGCTCGCGTTCTACGTCATCAGCCTCTACTTCTTCTACTTCTCCTGGGCGTTCGAGCTCGCCCTGCGTTCCCACACCGGGCACCTGCTGATGGTGGCCCACTTCCTCCTTGCTGGGTACCTGTTCTTCTGGGTCGTCCTTGGGCTCGATCCCACGCCTCGGCGTCTCCCGCCGCTCGCGCGGTTGGGCGTGCTGTTCGCGTCCCTGCCGTTCCACGCCTTCTTCGGCGTGATCGTCATGACGAGCAGCACCTTGTTCGCGGCCGATTGGTACAACGCTCTGGCGCTGCCGTGGGTCGATCCCCTCGCTGACCAGAACGTCGGTGGCGGCATCGCGTGGGCCACCGCCGAGATCCCGACCTTGCTGGTGATCGGCGTCGTCGTCGCGGAGTGGGTACGCGCGGACGCCCGAGAGGCACGTCGGTTCGATCGCCGGGTCGACGCGGGCACCGACGAGGAGCTGGCGCGCTACAACGCGATGCTGTCCCAGCTCTCGGAGCGGGATCGCGGGCGGTCGCGCTGA